From Cryomorphaceae bacterium 1068:
TATCGCAAGGAGCTTTGTGAAACCCTAAACTTAAAAGGTATAGCCTTTGGCGGTCGCATTCCAGGGTATCACAACTACGCTGACAAACTCTCTCCCAAAGAGTACATTGCAAAAGTACGTCTGAAAGAGATCATGGATCCCGTGTTGAACTTTCAAATTTCCAACGACTTTCACCCCGTTCGAATTCTGAAAAACTATTTGGAAGGTGACAAAGCCTCTAACGAGTTTGCAGTACTGATGGAATGGGACAACATCTACTACGAGAAGCCGAATAACGATGTTAGCGTAACGAAGACTGTCGTAAGACTGGGTTTGATTCAATGGCAGATGCGTCCATACAAAGACTTGGAAGAGTTGATCACTCAAGTGGAGTATTTCGTTGATGCTGTATCAGGATACCGCTGTGACTTTGCCCTTTTCCCTGAGTTTTTTAATGCGCCCTTAATGGCTAAGGACAATCACTTAAAAGAGTCTGACGCGATCAGAGAATTGGCTGGCTACACTGAAGCTATCATCAAAAAAATGCGGGAGTTTGCAGTCTCTTACAACATCAATATTATTACAGGAAGCATGCCGCTTCTGGAAAATGATCATCTCTACAACGTCGGTTACATATGTCATCGCGATAGTACTGTCGAGCGGTATGAAAAACTGCATGTAACTCCGGATGAAGCCAAAGTATGGGGTATGCAAGGTGGTTCAAAACTACAGACGTTTGATACGGATGCCGGTCGGGTTGGTGTTTTGATTTGTTACGACTCTGAATTCCCCGAACTAAGCCGCCTTTTGGCAGATGAAGGAATGGACATCCTCTTCGTCCCATTTTTAACCGATACCCAAAACGGGTACTCAAGAGTGCGTCATTGTGCCCAGGCCAGAGCCATCGAAAACGAATGCTATGTAGCCATAGCGGGAAGTGTCGGTAACTTGCCAAACGTTCACAACATGGACATACAATTCGCACAATCAATGGTATTTACTCCTTGCGATTTTGCATTCCCAACGAATGGTGTGAAAGCCGAAGCCACTCCAAATACCGAAATGATTCTCATCGCAGATGTAGACCTAAGTTTACTTCGAGAATTGCATCAAAAAGGAGCGGTGCGGAACCTGATCGATCGCAGGAAAGATATTTTTGAGTTGAAGAAGAAAGTCTGATCCTGTTTTTATTGAGCACAGAAATTTCATAATTTGCTCAAAATTATAGGCGATGCTGGGATTAATACTGATCTATTTTGTTGGAAAGGCATTTTATAATCTTGCCGAAAAACATGGTAAGCAAAAATGGCTTTTTGCCATATTAGGAGTTCTGTCCTACTACTTCGGTCTTTTTAGTACAGGTATGGCATTAGGTGCCGTAGAAGTTCTGAATCCCAATCTCATCCTACCCGACAATGAATTGGTTCTCTCTCTTATGACATTGCCTGTAGGAGTCCTTTTTTGTTGGGGATTCTACAGGATTTTAAAGTACAATTGGGAAAAATCAAAACACAATATTTCTGAAGATTTGCTCGACCTCTAATCTTCTTTTCTCAATTGACATCTTTCAATGTATCTTTGAGCCTTGATGGAATTTTTGTACCCGAGTTTTCTCTACGCGCTAGCCTTTTTGGCTATTCCGATCATCGTCCATCTTTTCAATTTTCGGCGTTTTAAAAAGGTTCCGTTTACCAATGTTCGCTTTTTACGCGAGATTAAGGTACAGACGCAGTCTCAAAACAAGCTCCGTCACCTTCTGGTACTACTCATGCGCTTGCTCGCTCTGGCATTTTTGGTCTTTGCCTTCGCTCAGCCTTATATTCCGGAGGACAATTCGGCCGATAAAGACCGTGGTCAGGCAGTCTCGATTTTTGTGGATAACTCCTTTAGCATGCAAGGCGAAAGTGAAGCAGGCCCTTTACTGGAAGTGGCTAAAAACCGCGCCATCGACATTGCCATGGCCTATGATGCTACAGATCGTTTTCAACTTCTATCTCAAGATTTTTTAGGCGAGAACCAGCGATTCGTAAGTCGCACGGAATTCATTCAGAACGTAGAAGACTTAAAACTCAGCTCTAAATCGCGGTCGCTCGAAAGTATCGCAGAGCGACAGCAAGACCTTATGAGCAGCGCTCCTGACGACTTAGCAAAAGAAGCATACCTCATCAGCGACTTCCAAAAAAGCCAGTTTCCGATGGGGTCATTCGCACCGGATACCTCTTTCAGTTATGGCCTTGTCCACTTGGAAAGAAGCTCTCCTTCGAACCTGTACATCGATTCGGTTTGGTTTCCAACTCCCGTCAGGCGAGCAGGCGAAAGTGAAAATCTGAGTGTGAGAATCGTGAATACGGGAAGCCAAGATTTGGAAAATATTCCGCTAAACCTCTCGATCAACGGAATTCAGAAGTCTATTGGAAGTTTCGCGGTAAATGCTCAGGCTTCCGTTGACACGGCCATCACCTTTGTGCACGACACACCCGGACTGAAATCGGTAGTTGTAGAAATAGAAGATTATCCCATCGACTACGACGATGCCTATTACCTCGGCTATCGTGTGCACGATAAGCTAAAGATATTGTCCATTTCACCTTCTAATGGTGCTCTGACAAAAGACTTTATTGGCTCAGTTTACCGAGTAGACAGTGCCTATGACTTTCGTTCGACCAGCCTGAGCAGTTTGAATTATGCTGATCTTCAAAGCAACGACTTACTGATCCTGAACGAAATGTCTTCCATTCCCGGTGGACTGCGTCAGGAAGTGGTCGCTTTTGCGGCGAATGGTGGCTCTGTTTGGGTCATTCCTTCTTCGGAAATCGATCTCGCATCGTACAATGAGCTTTTGACCGAATTAAAAGCGGGGGCCTACCTTCCCTTGAAAGAAGAGGATGTGAAAGTACGATCGCTCAATGCTGAGAGCCCCTTATACAGAGATATATTCGAGTCGGTTCCAAAAAACATTGATCTACCAAGTGCTAAGGCATTTTATCCGATCACCAGCTCATTGCGCTCCACGGAAGAATCACTTCTACAACTTCCCGGAGGGAATTCTTTTTTTAGCGCCTATCGCGAATCAGGTGGAAATATTTATGTCCAAGCCGTTCCTTTAAATTCAGAAAAGAACAATTTCTCCCGCCATGCTATTTTTGTGGCTACTGCCTTGAGGGTTGCAGAGTTGAGCCGCTCCACGGAAACTTATGCTGTAGAAATTGGTAATGAATCATCCTTCTCCATTCCTTTTATAAGGACTCAAAATGAAGATGTATTCCACTTAATTCAATCGGAAACCGAGCTGGATATTATACCCGCGTTCCAAGTATCAGAAGGAAGAATAGCTCTCTTCGCAGGTCAAGAGCTCAATCAGGCAGGAACGTATACTTTGGCCTTGGGCGATTCGGCTATAGCAGCCGTAGGATTTAATTTCGAAAGGATGGAGAGTGACTTAGCTTCCTATTCCGTGGAAGAATTGAAAGCAACCATCACTGCGATTACTGCAAGTAATATTACACTCTTTTCAGGCGAATCAGAAAATTTGGCTCGAGAAGTTCAACAGAAGGTTTCGGGCACAGAACTCTGGAAAATCTGTCTAATTTTGGCTTTAACTTTCCTTCTATTGGAAAGCCTACTATTGCGTTTCGGTAAAAGAAAAATGGCATGAAAACCCTGATTTCGCAGGCAAAAATCATCGACAAAAGACACGGCCAAAATGGCGAGATCGTAGATATTCTAATCGAAGATGGCGTCATTCAGAAAATAGGCGCTTCAATCAGTGAAGCTGCTGATGAGAAAATTGAAGGTGACGGTCTTTGTGTTTCCATCGGCTGGATGGACATGCGGGCAAACTTTCGGGATCCCGGCGAGGAGTACAAAGAGGGAATTTCAAACGGATTGAAGGTGGCCGCCAAAAGTGGTTTCACCGCCGTTTCATTATCTCCTGATACCACCCCAGCAGTTGATAACAAAGGTGCAGTGGAGTATATGAAAAATCGAGCCAAAAGCAGCGGAGTTGACATCCACCCTATTGGTGCCGTATCAGTAGGATTAAAAGGCGAGAGCATGTCTGAAATGTACGATATGCATCAGGCAGGTGCGGTAGGTTTTGGCGATGACAAACATCCGCTCAACGAATCAGGACTACTGCATAGAGCCCTGCTTTACACATCAAATTTTGATGCGCCCGTTCTCCATTTCCCCTACGATTCTAAGCTTATCCCAAACGGACAAATCAACGAAGGTACCCTTTCAACGAGCCTGGGACTGAAAGGCATTCCCGCCATCAGCGAAGAAATGATGGTGAGACGAGACCTGACCCTTTTGGAGTACACGGAAGGCCGATTGCACCTCGGTCCGATTTCATCGGCCATATCAGCCGAGCTTGCCGATGAATCCAGACAAAAAGGATTAAGAGTTACAACTGAGGTCACTGCAGCTCACTTGGCTTTTTCAGAAGAGAAGCTAAATGACTTTGACAGCAACTTTAAGTTGATGCCACCGCTTCGAACGGAAGAAAACAGAAAAGCACTTATCGCGGCTTTGAAGTCGGGAAAGATCGATGTGATCTCATCCGATCATTCTCCCGAAGACGAGGAGCACAAGAAGCTCGAATTCGACTTGGCCAATTTCGGTATGGCAGGTATGGAACTGTTTTTCCCAATGGTGCTTAGTGCCGTAGGCAATGAAATTCCATTGGATGAATTGGTGGAAAAATTTTCCATCTCGCCGAGAGAAATATTGGGAATTGATGTTCCCTTAATTGCTGAAGGCGAGAAAGCGAATTTGACTGTTTTTAGCATAGATGAGAGTGCAGATCCCATCAAGCTGCAGACAAAAGGCTACAACGTACCTCAAGCAGATCAAAATTTCAAAGGAAGAGTTATTCGAACCTTTCACTCCAATTAAACCCATTCAGTAAACGGTTTCTTCTCAGCAGAGATTTGTTGTACCGTTCGTATTCGAACTTATCCCTTTGATGAAATTGGAACTGGTTTTACGGTTTCTCTTTTCTAGATTCAATCATTCATCTAAAAATAAGAGCCATGAAAAAACTATCCGTTTGTTTCGTGCTCTGCTCAATCCTTTGGACTGCAACTTGCTCAGCAGCCCAAGCCGATACCATCGAAGTAGAATCAAGCATTTCAGCAGTTAACGTCTTTTTTCAAGGGGCGAGGATAACACGGGCGGTGTCCTTAAACCTCAGTACGGGTAGACATGTACTACTGGTCCGAGGACTTCCTTTGGATCTTGATCCAAATCTTATAAAAGTCAATACCCCAAGTCGATTGAAGATATTGGCCGTGAGTCATAAAGTCAGAATACCCTCTCAAAAATCAATGGGTACCGAGCTGGCCATCCTCGAAGAGAAAAAAACGACTCTCGAAGACGAGATTGAATGGTTAAAAGCGAAAAAGCAAATCTTTGACGAAGAGGAAGCCTTGCTCACACAGAACACCGAATTGAAAAAAGCCGATGGAGAAAAGCATACCCTAGGTGTAAGAGAGGCGGCAGACTTCTACCGAGAAAGACTGACCGAAATTGCCAAATTGAAGTTTGACAATACAATGGACATTCGCAAAGCCCAAAAACAAATCAAACAAATCAATGCGAAGGTCAATTCCTTGCTGGCAGGGACAAAGGTTCCTCAAACAGAGCTACTCCTTTTTGTGGAAGCATCTTCCATCGTTTCGGAAAAACTCGACGTAGAGTATTTCACCAAAGCAGCTGGCTGGGAGCCGCTTTACGACTTCAGATTTGACGCTGTAAACAAGCCACTTGAATTGGTTTACAATGCCAATGTTTATCAGTTCACCGGTGAGGACTGGAACGAAGTGGACCTTTCGCTCACCGAAGGTTTGCCCAAGCAGAAAGCCGAGCTCCCTGAATTTGATCGCTGGTACATCACGCGGAAACCCAGCCCTAAACCCAAGGCCTCAATTAGTAACGAAAATCAAACGGGAAGTGGAACATTAAAAGGAACCTTAACTGACGCTGAAACGGGAGAACCGCTGCCATTTGTGAACATCATACTTCAACAAGGAAACAAACAGGTGACCGGTTCTGCGACGGATTTCGATGGAAATTATACCATAAAACCTATCCCATCGGGAGTTTATGATGTGCTCGTTTCTTATGTGGGCTACAATGCCAAAAAAGTGGAGGGAGTGAGAATCAGCTCGAACAAAATCACGTTTACGAATATCGAGCTGTATTCAGGAGTTCAGCTTGAAACTTTTGAAGTGGTTGAGTATACTGTGCCATTGATCCAAAAAGACGGCGGATCATCAGGCGGATCGGTTAGCGTAAATGGTCTTCGTCGTATGCCGGGAAGAAACTTATCATCCTATGCTCAAATTGCTGGTGGAACAAAAAGTTCTAGTTACTTCAAACTCTTCATCGACGAGTCCCCGTCTATTTCTTCACCTAGAATATCTTACTCTGTCGACTACAAGTACAGCGTACCCTCGAGTGGAGAAGACCGCTTGCTGACTATCAAAACGGAAAAGGTTCCCGTTGCTTTTCTCTACAGAGCCATTCCAAAGGTAGATACCGATGTGTACCTCTTAGCGCGGATTACCGACTGGGGAAACTTGCAGCTCCTTTCTGGAAAATCAACCATCTATTTTCAGGGAGCCTATTCGGGCGAATCGACTCTGGATGCTGAAAGCGTGAAAGACACACTTGAGATTGCACTTGGCAGGGATGAGAATATCTTACTGGAAAGAAGATTGAATCAGGACCTTTCCAAAGAACAAAGCTTTGGAAGTAAAGTGAAAAGAGAACTTCATTGGGAAATTGAAGTCCGAAGCAATAAATCACACCCGGTCATGCTGGAACTCATTGACCAAGTGCCCCTTTCGGATAACCGAAATGTGAATGTCGAAATCATAGACATTGGTGATGCAAAGAGCGAAAATGACAGTGGCAAACTGACTTGGGAACTGAGGCTTGAACCGAACTCTTCACAACAACTCGATTTCAGCTACGAGCTGAAATACCCCGAATCGGCTTTGGTGTATAATTAGGTGGTTAGTTAAAAAAGGTCGAGTGCTGCCTAGAAGGCAGTGCTCGGCTTTTTTTCTTTTAAGGAATGAGTTTCCATTCAAAATTCTCGATCTCTTATATTGCGGGAAATTTAAACCGAACAATGTTCTCGCTATGGTCGACAGATTTCTAAAAGCCAAACACTGGCAAATTTTTCTTTTTGGAGTTGGGATACCTTTCGTGCTTCAAATGATTCTATTTGGACTTATTGTTGGTCAAATTGCTAATCTTCAAAACGCAGAAAATCCTGCCTCAGCGTTTCTTTCCAGCGGTATAATCGGCAGCTATCTAGGCATCTTTGCCATTTCATTTCTTTCCTTTTTTATTCTTTACGGATGGATGTACTCAATTGGTGTAGGCCTCAAGAAGTACCTTCCGGCAGACGTTCATTCCCGTACGAAATTTTTCGTGTTTTGCCTTGTATTTCCCATAGCTTACATTTTTCTCTTTTTATTTCTCTATTTCCAAGCTTTCACTTCCATGATTGGGTGGGAATCGAGTACTCCTGAGGCAGCTTTCGGAGGCATGATGGGTATGTTCTTTCTCATTATTCCACTGCATCTTTTCGCTATGTTCTGTGGAATCTATGTTCTGAGGTTTGTCGCCAAAATCATCAAGAGTGTAGAACTTCAACGGCGTGCCAGATTCAGCGACTACATAGGGTATTTCTTCTTGGTTTGGTTTTACCCCATTGGAATTTGGATACTCCAGCCTGAAATCAATAAAATCGTATCAGGCGAAAACGCTGATCCCGTGAGCGAAGACGGCGTCTTGGACGCTTAATCGAAGAGCACTAGATAGCGTCAACCGCAACTTTGTAAGTCGGATCTTCCATCACATTCACATCAATGATCGCTTCAGCATTTTGCAAAAGCTGACGGCAGTCAGGGCTAAGGTGACGCAAATGAACTTTTTTCCCCACTTTGCGGTAGCGCTCGGTGACTTTGTTGAGAGCTTCGATTGCCGACATGTCTACCACCCTGCACTCGGCAAAGTCAATGATCACCTCTTCTGGATCGTTGAGCACGTCGAACTTATCGTGAAAAGCAGCTACTGATCCGAAGAAAAGCGGGCCGTACATTTCGTAATGCTTGATTCCTTCTGCGTCAACACTTTTACGCGCTCGAATCCTTTTGGCATTGTCCCAAGCAAATACAAGTGCCGATATCACCACTCCAATCAAGACCGCCAAAGCTAAGTTGTGGAGGAAAATCGTTACCAGGGTCACGAGCACCATCACCAGAATATCCGATTTTGGCATTCGCCTGATGGTGCGCAAACTGGCCCATTCGAAAGTACCGATAGCCACCATGATCATTAGTCCGGTAAGCGCTGCCATAGGTACTCTTTCTATTAATGACGAGCCGAACATGATAAAAACCAAGAGCATTAAGGCGGCGACAATTCCTGAAAGTCGGGCTCTGGCTCCATTGGAAACGTTGATCAAGCTCTGACCGATCATGGCGCAACCACCCATTCCTGAAAAAAGCCCCGATAGCAAGTTGGCACCGCCTTGGGCAATGGCTTCCTTGTTTCCACGTCCGCGGGTTTCGGTTATTTCATCTACGATATTCAATGTAAGCAAGCTCTCGATAAGGCCCACTCCTGCGACTATAGCTGCGTATGGAAAAACAATGGTAAGTGTCTCCAATGTAAACGGTACTTCAGGAATGTGAAATGGAGGGAAGGATCCCTTGATCGATGCCATGTCTCCTACTGTTTTGGTATCAATATCCAAAAAGAAGACCAGAGCGAATACCGTCAGAATAGCGACCAAAGAAGCGGGAATGACTTTGCTCAACTTAGGTAGGCCCCAAATAATAAACATGGTAAGCAGTACCAATCCGAGCAGAATATAAAGAGAAGTTCCCGTCAACCAATCACCACTTGGATCTTTGAACTGATCGAGTTGTGACATAAAAATGATGATGGCTAAACCATTCACAAATCCAAAGATGGCGGGATGCGGAACGAGTCGCATCAGCTTCCCCAGCTTCAAGAATCCCGCTGCCATCTGAAGGATTCCGGCCAGGATAACCGCTGCGAAAACGTATTCAACACCGTGTGAAGCAGCCAACGTAACGATAACCACCGCTACAGCACCTGTCGCTCCGGAGATCATTCCGGGACGGCCACCGAAAACAGAAGTGACCAAGCCCATCACAAAAGCTGCGTAAAGCCCCGTTAATGGGGAAAGACCTGCAATAATGGCAAATGCCACTGCTTCGGGAACCAAGGCTAAAGCCACCGTAAGTCCAGAAAGCACCTCTGTTTTGTAGTTGACTTTTTGTGATAGATCGAAGAGGTTGAAAAACTTAGTCATAACCAAAAAAATAGGGTGAGCCTGAAGGGATCACCCGCAAATAAGTTTGTATACAATAAATTAAGGCGGCAAAGGTAAGTTCTTTTTAAAGAAGAGAACCTGATGTGAATGCTATTCTATCAGGTACATCAGGAGTTTGTCTTCAAGAGTCATGGCTACCATACCTTTGTTCTCTTGATAATAAGCGTAGGCTTTCGATCCTCCCGAAATAGACTCCACTACGATGCAATTTTCAAAAGTTCCCTCAGGAGTTTCAATGCTGCCCTTGGTAGATGTGATTCTAGACAAGCCCGAAAGGCCTGTCCAGCTGAAACCAACTTCGGGTTTTCCCGGGAAAAAGAGAAACTCTTCATCTGAAATGGCAAGGTTTATTCCGTAAAGGTTTCCTTTCTTTCCCTTGCGAAGTAGCACTGATGGAACTGACTCTTGTCCTGCACTATCCCCAACGGTCAGTGTACGCATTTGTCGGTATGACTCACCATTCCAATCTACCGGTTCCTGACCGATATACATCGTCATATTTGGAGTGGAAGGATGGGCATTTCCATAAGTCCATTCGGTACCGGGGTCGATCGGGAAATAGTCCTGACACATAAGGTTTCCGACTGTACTAAGCCAAAATAAAAGGACAACTAAAGCTGTTTTTTGATTCATTTCAAAATCTAATTGGTGCTTCCCTTTAGCGAATCTCGTGCCGTTCCTATAGAAACATCCACAGGGAGTGCATCCTTAAAAAATTCAACATCCGCTACCATCAGCGTATCTATACCTTCATCTGCTTGATCAA
This genomic window contains:
- a CDS encoding dihydroorotase is translated as MKTLISQAKIIDKRHGQNGEIVDILIEDGVIQKIGASISEAADEKIEGDGLCVSIGWMDMRANFRDPGEEYKEGISNGLKVAAKSGFTAVSLSPDTTPAVDNKGAVEYMKNRAKSSGVDIHPIGAVSVGLKGESMSEMYDMHQAGAVGFGDDKHPLNESGLLHRALLYTSNFDAPVLHFPYDSKLIPNGQINEGTLSTSLGLKGIPAISEEMMVRRDLTLLEYTEGRLHLGPISSAISAELADESRQKGLRVTTEVTAAHLAFSEEKLNDFDSNFKLMPPLRTEENRKALIAALKSGKIDVISSDHSPEDEEHKKLEFDLANFGMAGMELFFPMVLSAVGNEIPLDELVEKFSISPREILGIDVPLIAEGEKANLTVFSIDESADPIKLQTKGYNVPQADQNFKGRVIRTFHSN
- a CDS encoding DUF4139 domain-containing protein, translated to MKKLSVCFVLCSILWTATCSAAQADTIEVESSISAVNVFFQGARITRAVSLNLSTGRHVLLVRGLPLDLDPNLIKVNTPSRLKILAVSHKVRIPSQKSMGTELAILEEKKTTLEDEIEWLKAKKQIFDEEEALLTQNTELKKADGEKHTLGVREAADFYRERLTEIAKLKFDNTMDIRKAQKQIKQINAKVNSLLAGTKVPQTELLLFVEASSIVSEKLDVEYFTKAAGWEPLYDFRFDAVNKPLELVYNANVYQFTGEDWNEVDLSLTEGLPKQKAELPEFDRWYITRKPSPKPKASISNENQTGSGTLKGTLTDAETGEPLPFVNIILQQGNKQVTGSATDFDGNYTIKPIPSGVYDVLVSYVGYNAKKVEGVRISSNKITFTNIELYSGVQLETFEVVEYTVPLIQKDGGSSGGSVSVNGLRRMPGRNLSSYAQIAGGTKSSSYFKLFIDESPSISSPRISYSVDYKYSVPSSGEDRLLTIKTEKVPVAFLYRAIPKVDTDVYLLARITDWGNLQLLSGKSTIYFQGAYSGESTLDAESVKDTLEIALGRDENILLERRLNQDLSKEQSFGSKVKRELHWEIEVRSNKSHPVMLELIDQVPLSDNRNVNVEIIDIGDAKSENDSGKLTWELRLEPNSSQQLDFSYELKYPESALVYN
- a CDS encoding BatA domain-containing protein produces the protein MEFLYPSFLYALAFLAIPIIVHLFNFRRFKKVPFTNVRFLREIKVQTQSQNKLRHLLVLLMRLLALAFLVFAFAQPYIPEDNSADKDRGQAVSIFVDNSFSMQGESEAGPLLEVAKNRAIDIAMAYDATDRFQLLSQDFLGENQRFVSRTEFIQNVEDLKLSSKSRSLESIAERQQDLMSSAPDDLAKEAYLISDFQKSQFPMGSFAPDTSFSYGLVHLERSSPSNLYIDSVWFPTPVRRAGESENLSVRIVNTGSQDLENIPLNLSINGIQKSIGSFAVNAQASVDTAITFVHDTPGLKSVVVEIEDYPIDYDDAYYLGYRVHDKLKILSISPSNGALTKDFIGSVYRVDSAYDFRSTSLSSLNYADLQSNDLLILNEMSSIPGGLRQEVVAFAANGGSVWVIPSSEIDLASYNELLTELKAGAYLPLKEEDVKVRSLNAESPLYRDIFESVPKNIDLPSAKAFYPITSSLRSTEESLLQLPGGNSFFSAYRESGGNIYVQAVPLNSEKNNFSRHAIFVATALRVAELSRSTETYAVEIGNESSFSIPFIRTQNEDVFHLIQSETELDIIPAFQVSEGRIALFAGQELNQAGTYTLALGDSAIAAVGFNFERMESDLASYSVEELKATITAITASNITLFSGESENLAREVQQKVSGTELWKICLILALTFLLLESLLLRFGKRKMA
- a CDS encoding bifunctional GNAT family N-acetyltransferase/carbon-nitrogen hydrolase family protein, encoding MPSTKEIQNVELQLLDLNDYAELKDAMIAAYKSMPDSYWKEHHIKTLVDKFPDGQAVIKVDGKIAGCALSIIVDWDKTLNHHTYKDITKDYTFDSHTGKGDMLYGIDVFIKPEYRGLRLGRRLYDYRKELCETLNLKGIAFGGRIPGYHNYADKLSPKEYIAKVRLKEIMDPVLNFQISNDFHPVRILKNYLEGDKASNEFAVLMEWDNIYYEKPNNDVSVTKTVVRLGLIQWQMRPYKDLEELITQVEYFVDAVSGYRCDFALFPEFFNAPLMAKDNHLKESDAIRELAGYTEAIIKKMREFAVSYNINIITGSMPLLENDHLYNVGYICHRDSTVERYEKLHVTPDEAKVWGMQGGSKLQTFDTDAGRVGVLICYDSEFPELSRLLADEGMDILFVPFLTDTQNGYSRVRHCAQARAIENECYVAIAGSVGNLPNVHNMDIQFAQSMVFTPCDFAFPTNGVKAEATPNTEMILIADVDLSLLRELHQKGAVRNLIDRRKDIFELKKKV
- a CDS encoding SulP family inorganic anion transporter — encoded protein: MTKFFNLFDLSQKVNYKTEVLSGLTVALALVPEAVAFAIIAGLSPLTGLYAAFVMGLVTSVFGGRPGMISGATGAVAVVIVTLAASHGVEYVFAAVILAGILQMAAGFLKLGKLMRLVPHPAIFGFVNGLAIIIFMSQLDQFKDPSGDWLTGTSLYILLGLVLLTMFIIWGLPKLSKVIPASLVAILTVFALVFFLDIDTKTVGDMASIKGSFPPFHIPEVPFTLETLTIVFPYAAIVAGVGLIESLLTLNIVDEITETRGRGNKEAIAQGGANLLSGLFSGMGGCAMIGQSLINVSNGARARLSGIVAALMLLVFIMFGSSLIERVPMAALTGLMIMVAIGTFEWASLRTIRRMPKSDILVMVLVTLVTIFLHNLALAVLIGVVISALVFAWDNAKRIRARKSVDAEGIKHYEMYGPLFFGSVAAFHDKFDVLNDPEEVIIDFAECRVVDMSAIEALNKVTERYRKVGKKVHLRHLSPDCRQLLQNAEAIIDVNVMEDPTYKVAVDAI